Below is a genomic region from Desulfobacter sp..
AGGCTGCTTAAGAAACTGAATTTAAGAAATAATTCAGACTTATCCAGGTATGCCATTCAAAATAAACTAGTGGAGTTCTGATTCAGACTTATTTTCCCGGCCGGGATGGTTTAAGCGTTCAAAATTGGCAAAAATCTTATTCAGGGTGGCCCGGCAGAGTTCCATTTCTTCAAAAGAGATCTCCTGCTCCGCTTCCTTGAGCATTTCTTCCACCAAGTCGATAAGATCTTTTTTAAACGCCTTGGCCTTGTGGGTGAGATAGATCAATTTGCTGCGTTTGTCCCTGCGGTCGGGCACCCGCAATACAATATTTTTTTTTTCAAGAACGTTCAAAAGCCGGGTAATGGCAGCCTTATCTTTAACAGCAATCCTGGCCAGAGCCTGCTGGGTCTGACCATCTTTTCTGTAAAGATGAATGAGGATACTCCATTGTTCATAACTGATGTCAAATCCGGCATCCTGAAATTTTTTGGTCAGCCGTTTGATGATTGCCCGAGATGTCCGGCCCACAAGGTAACCAATGGATGAATCAATAACCCGATTATAATTGTCCATATCTTATTTGTATTCTCTGTTTTTATATCAGATCTAAGGCGTTTTATTTAGGACACTATGGACCAAAACGCATCTTAGGGCAACCCAAAATCCCTGGGCGGTTGAATTTACAGGCCTGATTTGAAGGAATCGCAAAAAAAACCTGCCGCCGGCTAAACCGCCGGGGCAGGCTAATTTACATCAGGACTGACAGACCCGGATAAAATATCAGGATGCGGCCTTATTTCCGAAAATCTTTTTCAGATAGTTGACCCAGATCCCGCTCAAAAACCATGAATAGGCCCAGGTGGCAAAAAAGATGGCCACAAATGCCTTTATAATATCCATGGAACTGCCGTCAAGGGAGAATCCCGGGACATATCCGAAAAGAAGGGGGCCCAGGTATAAAAATTTAGCAAATTTAAACGAGGTAAATGCCGTCTTCCACATATTGGCCTTGGCAATGGTCGCGCCTGCAAATGCGGCAATACATACCGGCGGTGTGATATTGGAATCCTGGGACAGCCAGTATACGATCATATGGGCGGCAATTTCATTGACCCCCAGATGGGTGAGGGCAGGTACTGCCACAACCGCAGTAATCAAATAGGCTGCTGTCACAGGGACCCCCATGCCAAGCACCAGGGAGGCAAGGGCCACCAGCATAATGGTCAGCAAAAGAGAGCCCCCGGCAAGTTCTATCATGATATCGGCAAAGGTCAGCACCAAACCGGAAAAGGTAAGCACACCGATAATAATCCCGATAACCCCGACGGTTGCGCCGATTTTCAGGCTGTTTTCCGTGCCGGAACGCGCGGCATTTAAAAAATGAGTCAACCCGGGTCTGATCCACGCAGGATGTTTAACATACATGATGATTGATGCCAGAACACCGATGACAAGCCCGACCCACTGGGGTATTCCTCCATCATTACCCCCGATGGCAATATTGACCATAGAGATAAAAAATACCGATGTCACAATAAACGCCATGGTCAGATCCATGGGGGTCTCTCTTCTGACCCATGAGATATACACACAGGTGACCAGGCCGATGATGGCAGAATATCCCGGAGAATAACCGGTGAGCATGAGTATGGTGATGGCAATGAGGGGAATGGTATAAAACCATTCATTTTTAAAAATATATCCGGCTGAATGCTTGGATTTTTCACCCACAATATTATCTTTTTTGGCTTCGTAATGAACCATGCAGAAGACTGAGAAAAAATACATCAGGGCCGGGAAAATGGCCACCAGCATGATCTTGGAATAGGGGACGCCTGTGAGCTCTGCCATGATGAACCCGCCGGCCCCCATGATGGGCGGCATAAACATCCCGCCGATGGAGGCTGCCGGTTCCACCCCGCCGGCCACATGGGGCTTGAACCCGGCTTTTTTCATCATGGGAATGGTGAACATCCCCGTGGAAACTGTATTGGCAATGGCTGACCCTGAGATGGATCCAAAAAGCCCGGAGGCAATCACAGAGACCTTGGCAGGGCCGCCGATCTTGTGGCCTACCGCTGCCAGGGGCCAGTCAATAAAAAATTTCTGAGCCCCGCATTTTTCCAAAAATGCCCCGAACAGGACAAAGAGAATCACATAGTTGGCAAGTACATTGGCCATGATGCCGAATACCCCGTCACTCTTGTAAAATATGGAAATGCACAGCTCGGTAAAAGGGGCGCCTGCGTGGGAGACCAGATCCGGGGCCAGGTATCCATAGACCCCGTATAACAGCATCAGGGTGCCGAGGATTACAAAGACACTGCCCACCACCCGTCTTGCCAGCTCAATGCCGATCAGCACCCCGATGACGGCAAAGACCATGTCGATATGGGTTTCAGCACCGGTCCTGTAATTGATGACCTCAAACATGAAAATCCAGTAGCCAATGGAGACAAGGGATAGGACAATCAGGATATAATCAAGTATTCTCCCGATTGTGGATTGGGATTTGTACAAAAGAAAGACAAGTAAATAGGTGATAATAACATATACCCCCCTGTGATACTGGGTGGCCATGGGTTGAACCACAGCGGCCCAGGAGTAAAAAACGACCAGGATTACCGAGCAGGCATCAAATATGATCTGCTCGAATCGATTGAGTTTTTCGTACACGGTTTGCCTTCCTATCTTGGTTAAACGATTTGGGAAAAATATTAGACAGGCCAGGAATCATTCCTGACCTGTCTTGGGCCAGCCAGGGGAGAATTATAATACCCCTTTATCTTTCCAGAATTTCTCAGCACCCGGATGAAAGGGCGTCACAATACCGTCTGCCCCTGTTTTAACATCCATGTGTTTAAAGGTTTTTTTCTGGGCCTTCATATGGGCCAGGCCTTCATCGGAATAGATCAAAGAGAGCATTTTATAAACCGTGTCTGCAGAGACCTTGGCATTGGCCACCCAGAGGGCAGAGTCCTGGAAGGAAGGAGAATCGTAGTCTACGCCCTTGTAAGTATTGGTAGGCACAGCGAGTTTGGCAAAATAGGGATATTTTTCATAAAATCCTGAGGCCTTTGCATCTGCATCCAGGTTGACCAGGGCGATCTCATTGGTCTGGGCAGCCATGATAACGGCGCCGGAAGGAAAGGCTGTGAACAGCCAGAAGGCATCAAGCTGTTTGTTGCCGAAGGCCTGGGCTGCATCGTTGTAGCCCATGGCGTTTCTTTCAATCTTATCCCAAACCCCCATGTGGCTGAAAAAAAGTTCGCAGTTGGCAAAGGCGCCGGAACCTGCGTTGCCCACACCCACTTTTTTGCCCACCAGATCTTTTACGCTGTTAATGCCGGAGCCTTTGCGGGTGACCAGCTGTCCGGGTGCGCCGTAAAGCCATGCCACGGCCAGGACATCTTCATATTTTTTGGTATCATTTTTCATCATCCCGTTGCGCCCAAGATAAACATGACCTGAATAGACAACACTCATCTGCTGGCGACCTAAATTGGTCTTTCTCAAATTTTCAACGGAACCTGCCGAAGACTGGGCCTGGACCTTGAACTCTTTAACTGCCTTCATGGGTTTAAATACCTGGATCCCGTTGGCAACCACCTGAAAGGTGCCGCCGGCAGGGCCGCCGCCGAAAACAACCCTTTCCATTTTTGCAAATGCAGA
It encodes:
- a CDS encoding TRAP transporter fused permease subunit encodes the protein MYEKLNRFEQIIFDACSVILVVFYSWAAVVQPMATQYHRGVYVIITYLLVFLLYKSQSTIGRILDYILIVLSLVSIGYWIFMFEVINYRTGAETHIDMVFAVIGVLIGIELARRVVGSVFVILGTLMLLYGVYGYLAPDLVSHAGAPFTELCISIFYKSDGVFGIMANVLANYVILFVLFGAFLEKCGAQKFFIDWPLAAVGHKIGGPAKVSVIASGLFGSISGSAIANTVSTGMFTIPMMKKAGFKPHVAGGVEPAASIGGMFMPPIMGAGGFIMAELTGVPYSKIMLVAIFPALMYFFSVFCMVHYEAKKDNIVGEKSKHSAGYIFKNEWFYTIPLIAITILMLTGYSPGYSAIIGLVTCVYISWVRRETPMDLTMAFIVTSVFFISMVNIAIGGNDGGIPQWVGLVIGVLASIIMYVKHPAWIRPGLTHFLNAARSGTENSLKIGATVGVIGIIIGVLTFSGLVLTFADIMIELAGGSLLLTIMLVALASLVLGMGVPVTAAYLITAVVAVPALTHLGVNEIAAHMIVYWLSQDSNITPPVCIAAFAGATIAKANMWKTAFTSFKFAKFLYLGPLLFGYVPGFSLDGSSMDIIKAFVAIFFATWAYSWFLSGIWVNYLKKIFGNKAAS
- a CDS encoding TAXI family TRAP transporter solute-binding subunit encodes the protein MKGKQLFIIGCIAVLSMAFTQSAFAKMERVVFGGGPAGGTFQVVANGIQVFKPMKAVKEFKVQAQSSAGSVENLRKTNLGRQQMSVVYSGHVYLGRNGMMKNDTKKYEDVLAVAWLYGAPGQLVTRKGSGINSVKDLVGKKVGVGNAGSGAFANCELFFSHMGVWDKIERNAMGYNDAAQAFGNKQLDAFWLFTAFPSGAVIMAAQTNEIALVNLDADAKASGFYEKYPYFAKLAVPTNTYKGVDYDSPSFQDSALWVANAKVSADTVYKMLSLIYSDEGLAHMKAQKKTFKHMDVKTGADGIVTPFHPGAEKFWKDKGVL
- a CDS encoding MarR family transcriptional regulator, encoding MDNYNRVIDSSIGYLVGRTSRAIIKRLTKKFQDAGFDISYEQWSILIHLYRKDGQTQQALARIAVKDKAAITRLLNVLEKKNIVLRVPDRRDKRSKLIYLTHKAKAFKKDLIDLVEEMLKEAEQEISFEEMELCRATLNKIFANFERLNHPGRENKSESELH